The genomic region ACGAACTGCGCGACAAGGTCACCCAGGACGTGGCCACCCAGGGCGGCCAGTACGACGTCGCGACGATCGGCGCGTACGAGGCCCCGATCTGGTCGAAGAACGGCTGGCTGCACGAGCTGAGTTCGTACGCCGACGCCGACTCCGGCTACGACCGGGCCGACCTGCTCCAGCCGATGGTCACGTCGCTGTCCGGTGAGGACGGCAAGCTCTACGCCGCCCCGTTCTACGGGGAGTCGTCGTTCCTCATGTACAACAAGGACCTCTTCGCCGCGAAGGGCTTGACCATGCCGGAGCGGCCCACCTGGCAGCAGGTGGCCCAGTTCGCGGCCCAGCTCGACGACGACAGGTCCGGCGTCTCCGGCATCTGCCTGCGCGGCCTGCCCGGCTGGGGGGAGCTGTTCGCCCCGCTCACCACCGTGGTGAACACGTTCGGCGGCACCTGGTTCGACCAGAGCTGGACGCCGCGGGTGAACGCGCCGGAGTTCGCCGAGGCCACCCGGTTCTACGTCGACCTGGTCCGGAAGCACGGCGAGCCCGGCGCGCCGCAGGCCGGCTTCACCGAGTGCCTGAACACGTTCGGGCAGGGCAAGGCGGCGATGTGGTATGACGCGACCTCCGCGGCCGGCACCCTGGAGGACCCGGCCGCCAGCACCGTGGCCGGCAAGGTCGGCTACGCGTACGCGCCGGTCAACAAGACCGCCTCGTCGGGCTGGCTCTGGGCCTGGGCGCTGGCGATGCCGAAGACCACCAAGAACGCCGACGCCGCCTGGAAGTTCATCTCCTGGGCCACCGGCAAGGACTACGAGCGGCTCGTCGGCTCCTCGCTCGGCTGGTCCCGCGTGCCGGCCGGGAAGCGGCAGTCCACCTACGCCATCCCGGAGTACCGGCAGTCCGCGGCGGCGTTCGCGGACCTGACCCTCAAGTCGATCCAGGAGGCCGACCCGAAGAACCCCGGCGCGCAGCCCCGCCCCGCCCTCGGGGTGCAGTTCGTCGGCATCCCGGAGTTCGCGGACCTCGGCACCAAGGTGTCCCAGGAGGTGTCCGCCGCGATCGCCGGGAGCACCACTGTCGACAAGGCACTGACCGACGGCCAGAAGCTGGCCGAGGAAGTCGCCAAGGAGTACCGGTAGCCGTCGCCGGGAGCGGCCACCGCCGGTGGCCGCTCCCGGCCCAGCAACGAGGTGAACCGATGACCCAGACGCTGCACGCCGGCGCCGGCCCGACACCCCGTACCCCGGTCGCGGCTCCGGCCGTGGGCCGGGCCGCCGAGCGGTGGATCCGCCGCGCGCCGCTGCTGCCCGCCCTGATCTTCGCGATCGTCGTGACCCAGATTCCGTTCCTGGTCACGCTCTACCTGTCCACCCTCGACTGGAACGCCCTGCGCCCCGGTGAACGGGGCTTCGTCGGGCTCGCCAACTACGCCGACGTGCTCACCGACGCCCGGCTGCGCGCGGCCCTGCTCAACACGGTCGTGCTCACGGCCGGCTCGGTCGTCGCGTCGGTGCTGCTCGGCCTCGGCCTCGCGATCCTGCTCGACCGGAAGTTCCCCGGCCGAGGGGTCGTGCGGACGCTGCTGATCACCCCGTTCCTGGTGATGCCCATGGCGGCGGCGCTGTTGTGGAAGCACGCCATCTACAACCCCGCGTACGGCCTCGTCAACGGCATCCTCGGCGGCAGCACGGACTGGGTCTCGCAGTACCCGATGCTCTCCGTCGTCGCCACCCTGGTCTGGCAGTGGACGCCGTTCATGATGCTGATCATCCTGGCCGGCCTGCAGGGCCAGTCGACCGAGACCCTGGAGGCGGCCCGCGTCGACGGTGCCGGCCCGTGGCAGATCTTCGTCCGGATCACGCTGCCCTACCTGCGCCCCTACCTGGAGCTCGGCGCCCTGCTCGGCTCGATCTACCTGGTGCAGACGTTCGACGCGGTCTTCACCATCACCCAGGGCGGTCCGGGCACCGCCACCACCAACCTTCCGTACGAGATCTACCTGACCACCTTCCGCAAGTTCGAGTACGGCGAGGCGGCGGCCGCCGGCGTCGTCGTGGTGATCGGCACGATCGTCGTCGCCACCTTCGCGCTGCGGGTGATCTCCAGCCTGTTCCGGATGGAGGACGCGCGATGACCGCCGTACGGCACGATCCGACCACCGCCGCACCCGCCCGGCCGACCGGTCGCCGGACCCGGCGGACCGACCGGGCCGGGATGGCCTGGACCGCCGTCGCCTGGCTGGCGGGGCTGCTGTTCTTCCTGCCGGTGCTCTGGATGGTGCTCACCGGGTTCAAGCGGGAGGTGGACGCCGCCAGCAACCCGCCGTCCTGGGTGTTCCCTCCCGTCCTCGACGGCTACCGGCAGGTCTTCGACCGGGACATCACCCCGTACCTGCTCAACTCGCTCATGGCCAGCCTGCTCTCCACGCTGCTCGTGCTGCTGCTGGCCACCCCGGCGGCGTACGCGCTGTCGATCCGCCCGGTGACCAAGTGGCGCGACGTGCTGTTCTTCTTCATCAGCACCAAGATGCTGCCGGCGGTGGCGGCGCTGCTGCCGATCTACCTGCTGGTCAAGGAGCTCGGCCTGCTCGACAACATCTGGACGATGATCGTCCTGTACACGGCGATGAACCTGCCGCTCGCGGTGTGGATGATGCGGT from Micromonospora sp. WMMD812 harbors:
- a CDS encoding sugar ABC transporter substrate-binding protein — its product is MPGTRTAHRWRPPLALAVAAVLAATTACSGAGGGSSDGGDGKAITVLMVGNPQMEDLAKVTADNFTKQTGITVRFTILPENELRDKVTQDVATQGGQYDVATIGAYEAPIWSKNGWLHELSSYADADSGYDRADLLQPMVTSLSGEDGKLYAAPFYGESSFLMYNKDLFAAKGLTMPERPTWQQVAQFAAQLDDDRSGVSGICLRGLPGWGELFAPLTTVVNTFGGTWFDQSWTPRVNAPEFAEATRFYVDLVRKHGEPGAPQAGFTECLNTFGQGKAAMWYDATSAAGTLEDPAASTVAGKVGYAYAPVNKTASSGWLWAWALAMPKTTKNADAAWKFISWATGKDYERLVGSSLGWSRVPAGKRQSTYAIPEYRQSAAAFADLTLKSIQEADPKNPGAQPRPALGVQFVGIPEFADLGTKVSQEVSAAIAGSTTVDKALTDGQKLAEEVAKEYR
- a CDS encoding carbohydrate ABC transporter permease — its product is MTAVRHDPTTAAPARPTGRRTRRTDRAGMAWTAVAWLAGLLFFLPVLWMVLTGFKREVDAASNPPSWVFPPVLDGYRQVFDRDITPYLLNSLMASLLSTLLVLLLATPAAYALSIRPVTKWRDVLFFFISTKMLPAVAALLPIYLLVKELGLLDNIWTMIVLYTAMNLPLAVWMMRSFLLEVPPALIEAAAVDGASLLVTIRRILLPIVAPGLAATALICFIFSWNEFFFAVNLTATRAGTSPIFLVGFITSEGLFLARLCAAATLVSLPVVLAGWIAQKQLVRGLSMGAVK
- a CDS encoding sugar ABC transporter permease → MTQTLHAGAGPTPRTPVAAPAVGRAAERWIRRAPLLPALIFAIVVTQIPFLVTLYLSTLDWNALRPGERGFVGLANYADVLTDARLRAALLNTVVLTAGSVVASVLLGLGLAILLDRKFPGRGVVRTLLITPFLVMPMAAALLWKHAIYNPAYGLVNGILGGSTDWVSQYPMLSVVATLVWQWTPFMMLIILAGLQGQSTETLEAARVDGAGPWQIFVRITLPYLRPYLELGALLGSIYLVQTFDAVFTITQGGPGTATTNLPYEIYLTTFRKFEYGEAAAAGVVVVIGTIVVATFALRVISSLFRMEDAR